A section of the Methanomassiliicoccales archaeon genome encodes:
- a CDS encoding acetoin utilization protein AcuC, giving the protein MRKEKIYGLYHVSTPEANGRIILMCGNTAFIYNDELLKYQFGSEHPYQPIRFQLVMDTLMEMGVFDHLLRSMTSELATEEDLREVHTEQLINIVKEMSQIGTGCLDMGDTPVCEGLFEGALAAVGATVTGAECIARGEFDHAMTPGGGLHHAHSDKAAGFNIFNDLAIAARRLQRKYGYERIAIIDIDGHHGDGTQSIFYNEKVLTISLHRYGPGFYPETGAVTEMGEGEGRGYSINVPLPRCTPDEVYVPTYEKVVSAALDAYRPEIIIHQFGTDAHYTDHMVGMGLTTRAYEKVAEITHRLAHDHCDGRYLVTGGGGYSADASRRIWSLVVCTVSGSFPLNPEGMHLLRDSGLNRKWKVQQEEFHKRLDYLFDEVIPLIK; this is encoded by the coding sequence TTGAGGAAGGAAAAGATATATGGTCTCTACCACGTCTCAACTCCGGAGGCCAATGGACGGATCATCCTGATGTGTGGTAATACCGCTTTTATCTACAATGATGAACTGCTCAAATATCAGTTCGGTTCTGAGCACCCCTATCAGCCCATCCGTTTCCAGCTGGTAATGGATACGCTGATGGAGATGGGGGTGTTCGATCACCTCCTTAGGTCCATGACATCGGAGCTGGCCACCGAAGAGGACCTGAGGGAGGTCCACACCGAACAGCTCATCAACATCGTAAAGGAAATGAGCCAGATCGGCACCGGATGCCTGGATATGGGAGACACCCCCGTATGCGAAGGACTGTTCGAAGGCGCTTTGGCTGCGGTGGGGGCTACGGTGACGGGGGCTGAATGTATCGCCCGAGGGGAGTTCGACCATGCCATGACCCCCGGGGGCGGGTTGCACCATGCCCACTCGGACAAAGCGGCCGGATTCAATATCTTCAACGATCTGGCCATCGCCGCTCGAAGGCTGCAACGTAAATACGGTTACGAACGCATAGCCATAATCGATATCGATGGTCATCACGGGGACGGCACGCAATCCATCTTCTACAATGAAAAGGTCCTGACCATATCCCTTCATCGTTACGGGCCAGGTTTCTATCCGGAGACCGGGGCGGTCACCGAGATGGGTGAAGGTGAAGGGAGGGGCTACTCCATCAATGTGCCCTTGCCCCGGTGCACCCCGGACGAGGTCTATGTTCCAACATACGAAAAGGTAGTCTCCGCGGCCTTGGATGCTTACCGGCCCGAGATCATCATCCACCAGTTCGGTACCGACGCTCATTACACCGACCACATGGTGGGCATGGGGCTGACCACCAGGGCGTATGAGAAGGTGGCGGAGATCACTCATCGCCTGGCCCATGACCATTGTGACGGTCGTTACCTGGTGACCGGCGGCGGAGGTTACTCAGCGGACGCGAGCCGAAGGATATGGAGCCTGGTGGTCTGCACAGTTTCCGGCTCGTTCCCTCTCAATCCCGAGGGGATGCACCTGTTGAGGGACTCCGGCCTCAACCGAAAATGGAAGGTTCAGCAGGAGGAGTTCCACAAACGTTTGGACTACCTCTTCGACGAGGTCATACCGCTGATCAAGTGA
- a CDS encoding 2-oxoacid:acceptor oxidoreductase family protein: MSTIEIRWHGRGGQGAVTANEILAAAALAEGKYIKAFPEFGPERMGAPIRAFARISDQPITVHSQVYYPDVVLIIDPTLLKAGKVVEGLKEGGAVIANFPEDNAKLEGIVGRTENVHAVNATKIALEEIGRPMANTAMLGALVKVTNVVGIDTIIDEMRNKMSGKLSDAVVEKNLKAIKRAYEEVQ, from the coding sequence GTGAGCACCATTGAAATTAGGTGGCATGGAAGGGGCGGTCAAGGGGCCGTCACCGCGAATGAGATCTTGGCTGCTGCTGCTCTTGCAGAGGGTAAGTACATCAAGGCCTTCCCCGAGTTCGGACCGGAAAGGATGGGAGCGCCCATCAGAGCTTTCGCCCGTATCTCGGATCAGCCTATAACCGTACATAGCCAGGTCTATTATCCCGATGTCGTTCTGATCATCGACCCGACCTTGTTGAAGGCGGGCAAAGTGGTGGAGGGCCTGAAGGAAGGTGGAGCGGTGATCGCCAATTTCCCGGAAGATAACGCTAAGCTTGAGGGGATCGTCGGCCGGACGGAAAACGTACACGCGGTCAACGCCACCAAGATAGCTTTGGAAGAGATCGGTAGACCAATGGCCAACACCGCCATGTTGGGGGCGCTGGTCAAGGTCACCAACGTGGTCGGTATCGACACCATCATCGATGAGATGAGGAACAAGATGTCCGGAAAACTAAGCGATGCCGTGGTGGAAAAGAACTTGAAGGCTATCAAAAGGGCATACGAGGAGGTGCAATAA
- a CDS encoding CBS domain-containing protein — MEDYMIREVVQIPLNYTVKQAVGLLISSEFHGMPVTENGRLVGFITAKELLRTYQTPDNPIKDIIRQGTVTVNPKMDLDDAARILFRYGLRNVPVINDDGMLLGIISNLDIVRSHIERATPNKVAMIKGFLETKHGVSIIVRRKIVPVESLRPTQKEVYADELLGRKEEIKRGLVEPIIVIQKNDHFILVDGHHRALASKQMGVRQFSAFVLEPSREVELGLERSAEEQGLHSLNDVTIIDGSHHPLVEITTRLLKDVQLDIKNE, encoded by the coding sequence GTGGAAGACTACATGATCAGGGAAGTGGTCCAGATCCCCCTGAACTACACGGTCAAGCAGGCGGTCGGTCTTTTAATATCCAGTGAATTCCACGGTATGCCAGTTACCGAGAACGGGCGGCTTGTAGGTTTCATCACCGCCAAAGAGCTTCTACGCACATACCAAACCCCTGACAACCCTATCAAGGATATCATCCGCCAGGGGACGGTGACGGTAAACCCGAAGATGGACCTTGACGACGCGGCCCGCATACTTTTCCGTTACGGGCTGCGAAACGTACCGGTCATCAATGACGACGGTATGCTATTGGGCATAATCTCCAATCTGGACATAGTCCGTTCCCATATTGAAAGGGCCACACCGAACAAGGTGGCCATGATCAAAGGCTTCCTGGAGACCAAGCATGGGGTGTCCATCATCGTACGGAGGAAGATCGTTCCCGTGGAATCCTTGCGTCCAACTCAGAAAGAGGTCTACGCTGACGAACTGCTAGGGCGGAAGGAGGAGATCAAACGAGGTCTCGTGGAGCCGATAATCGTCATCCAGAAGAACGATCACTTCATTCTGGTAGATGGACACCATCGTGCACTGGCATCTAAGCAGATGGGGGTGCGACAGTTCTCCGCTTTCGTATTGGAACCCAGCCGTGAAGTGGAGCTGGGGTTGGAGCGCAGCGCCGAAGAACAGGGTCTGCACTCACTGAACGACGTGACGATCATCGATGGTTCCCACCATCCTCTGGTGGAGATCACTACCCGTTTGCTCAAGGACGTGCAGTTAGACATCAAGAACGAATAG
- a CDS encoding PKD domain-containing protein, which translates to MNAPSNIQKAVIILLTLSLLVPLFSVQTTGDDGRTIIYEFHFSSPDVDIGRQDRLFTVNGLDLDPSAGAPTLPVETVLLALQPGRHLKNVEVDHARPSSLEIIENYAQNPCEAPLGVETPEKDIVDRGAWDLAGTYVLEGVEVICLNLRPLVWDRSTGVLTFIPDYSVTIVTEADDIESIGDLDRVRDLVDNPEVLPYVPRTTTSNILPDGSYDHLIITDSFLSVPFQALATWKGVRNELGSVHQNVDSIVVTLQQIRSYSSLWANPTSHNGQGNDTQTLVRNFINAAHQEWGVSYVLIGGDEEIIPSRKVSVSTGGYNDQLPADIYFTGLDGDWDNDNDGVYGEPLGTGTAGEEADLLAEVFVGRATVSNTQEAWNFVNKTISYEKGYVKQYDKDLLFVGELLSSNPETWGGDYKDEVYNDVLADKNLTRTTIYERDGTFSNVILLNQLESGAHLVNHMGHGNYLGFADINIFDVMGLQNDLPFILYTQACMVGGFDQGPDTSDDCIGEEFIKGEHGAVAFIGNSRYGWYAPGSTDGSSQKFDLSFFSKVFDDNVTQLGRALSLSKEELIGQAGYANTIRWVYMELNLLGDPETMVLKAGLGTHDLGVVEMSVGQFVQGVEGEVTARVQNMGQYLGNATVELYADDAVVDTGPVSLVPGESAWVDLTWTPSESRQYELTVRVEGLIDDFPANDEKSVFVVVDRSISGYTIWEDMHVELTTGLFIGTGATLDIRNCTVEFLSSGNDSRVMVQGTLKADSSTLYGSSYHILSDAGEVELTGCDLNGLSTTTPSLIEGGTLMALDTTISGGMGWQLNGTLVEMTTSELIGQMSEWAFTSSVVALDGVDGQGGYGLLLKKSSGALLNLTWSGGERGLTIERCSGLVMHDVELMGNAADLSIIGDIEAHFIHDVERVNLTYGPLVILHDQDNLTVEGGTGSLYLVSCHDMVVSGLHLRNGGQGLTLVGSTGVEVVGNAIENCTVGVMAVDSSGLLWSNDLIDNVCHVQQLRSQLVVGKDYPIGGNHWSDQSDTDVSSGPGQDLPGPDGISDEAYEGQDVLDQYPKVGRCSYVHDIPVADFVMGSEVIDIISQVNFTDASASGSGIANWTWDLGDGDEAYGKVVSHHYTVKSVFTVTLTVTDHKGSSDSVSMELQVINHLPVSYFSYTPSQPIPGGIIEFQDLSSDIDGDLVSWSWDMGDGNHSNLSDPIHSYALLGDYNVTLTVMDTDGENNSWTKIVSVGNIAPKADFFWSPSYVASLQTVNFFDNSSDVDGQVRSWTWDFGDGSTLSGREVGHRYSTPGTYLITLTVLDDDQAQNVTTRSLTVYNAPPTAAFGCVQEVLSMVEVQFKDRSFDPDGRITSWTWDFGDGNGSTISSPKHTYQRAGDHTVTLTLRDDRGATGFSTKVIVVINRLPEASFETPEGEFWSLEPVEFIGQGWDADGEVTSYLWNMGDGGVEEGRVIEHVYQAPGNYTVTLTCVDDAEGETSASIVFKVNDLLPEVGISAVLGPVHPLEMSFTAEALDRDGEVVGYNWSFGDGSFAEIATPVHRYAQRGDYQVTLTVVDDFGERNATSIAIVVWIGDVSMENASCYLDDDGWVFRAELVNEGPLTIYVLLNVTTENMMMEQGYQLEAGERKTVLVPLEDLNGGRINAALIFDEDQDSDPGDTFWTSSISASGKISPWLMVLAICTIVVAVMVAVLIRRR; encoded by the coding sequence ATGAACGCGCCATCGAACATTCAAAAGGCGGTCATCATTCTTTTGACCCTTTCATTGCTCGTCCCTTTGTTCTCCGTACAGACCACTGGAGACGATGGGCGAACGATCATCTACGAATTCCATTTCTCCTCCCCGGACGTAGATATTGGCAGACAAGACCGACTTTTCACCGTGAACGGACTCGACCTCGACCCGAGCGCCGGAGCCCCAACATTGCCGGTAGAGACCGTGCTGCTGGCATTGCAGCCCGGCCGACATCTGAAGAATGTGGAGGTGGATCATGCTCGCCCATCATCGTTGGAGATCATAGAGAACTATGCTCAGAATCCATGCGAGGCCCCACTGGGCGTCGAGACCCCGGAGAAGGACATCGTCGACCGGGGTGCCTGGGACCTTGCAGGCACATATGTGCTCGAAGGGGTGGAGGTAATATGTCTTAACCTTCGACCATTGGTCTGGGACCGGAGTACCGGGGTTCTGACGTTCATTCCTGATTATTCCGTCACCATCGTCACCGAGGCTGACGATATCGAATCGATCGGCGACCTGGACCGCGTTAGGGACCTGGTCGACAATCCTGAGGTCCTGCCGTACGTTCCGCGCACCACGACCTCCAACATACTTCCGGACGGGAGCTATGATCATCTTATCATCACCGATTCGTTCCTGAGCGTCCCATTCCAGGCCTTGGCCACATGGAAGGGGGTGAGGAACGAGCTCGGTTCCGTTCATCAGAACGTGGACAGTATCGTGGTCACCCTGCAGCAGATCAGGTCCTACAGTTCCTTGTGGGCCAACCCGACATCGCACAATGGCCAGGGCAACGACACCCAGACACTGGTCCGTAATTTCATCAACGCCGCCCACCAGGAATGGGGCGTGAGCTACGTGCTCATTGGCGGTGACGAGGAGATCATCCCCTCCAGGAAGGTCTCTGTGTCCACCGGTGGATACAACGATCAGCTGCCCGCGGACATTTACTTCACCGGCTTGGACGGAGATTGGGACAATGACAATGACGGCGTGTATGGCGAGCCATTAGGTACGGGGACCGCCGGGGAAGAGGCCGATTTGCTGGCAGAGGTGTTCGTTGGCCGAGCGACAGTTTCAAACACCCAGGAGGCATGGAACTTCGTCAATAAGACCATCAGTTACGAGAAGGGATACGTCAAACAGTACGACAAAGACCTTCTTTTCGTGGGGGAACTGCTTAGCTCAAACCCAGAGACCTGGGGGGGTGATTACAAGGATGAGGTATACAACGATGTATTGGCCGACAAGAACCTCACCCGGACCACCATCTACGAACGGGATGGAACGTTCTCCAATGTAATCTTACTGAACCAACTGGAATCGGGGGCGCATCTGGTCAACCACATGGGCCATGGCAATTACCTGGGGTTCGCCGATATCAACATCTTTGATGTGATGGGGCTGCAGAACGACCTGCCGTTCATCCTCTATACCCAGGCATGCATGGTCGGAGGTTTCGATCAAGGGCCAGACACCTCTGACGACTGCATCGGCGAGGAGTTCATCAAGGGAGAGCACGGGGCTGTGGCCTTCATTGGCAACTCCCGTTACGGATGGTATGCACCAGGCAGCACCGACGGCTCCTCTCAGAAGTTCGACCTCTCGTTCTTCAGCAAGGTGTTCGACGATAACGTGACGCAACTGGGAAGGGCGCTTTCCCTATCCAAGGAGGAATTGATCGGTCAGGCGGGATATGCCAATACCATCCGCTGGGTCTATATGGAACTGAACCTGCTGGGTGACCCGGAGACCATGGTCCTCAAGGCGGGTCTGGGGACCCACGACCTGGGGGTCGTAGAGATGTCCGTAGGTCAATTCGTCCAGGGTGTGGAGGGCGAAGTGACGGCGCGGGTGCAGAACATGGGGCAATACCTCGGGAATGCCACTGTGGAGCTCTACGCCGATGATGCGGTGGTAGACACCGGACCGGTGAGCCTGGTCCCCGGAGAGAGCGCCTGGGTGGACCTGACATGGACTCCTTCAGAAAGCCGGCAGTACGAACTCACGGTCCGGGTGGAAGGTCTGATCGATGATTTCCCTGCCAACGATGAGAAGAGCGTCTTTGTAGTGGTGGACCGCTCGATCTCAGGATACACCATATGGGAAGATATGCACGTGGAACTGACCACTGGCCTGTTCATAGGGACCGGGGCCACATTGGACATACGTAACTGCACTGTGGAGTTCTTGTCATCAGGCAACGATTCCCGGGTGATGGTACAAGGTACGTTGAAGGCCGACAGCTCAACGCTGTACGGTTCCTCATACCACATATTGAGCGACGCTGGTGAGGTGGAACTTACCGGATGCGACCTGAACGGGCTGTCCACCACCACGCCATCTTTGATCGAGGGAGGGACCCTGATGGCGCTGGATACCACGATATCTGGTGGAATGGGGTGGCAGTTGAACGGCACCCTCGTGGAAATGACCACCTCGGAGCTGATAGGCCAGATGTCCGAATGGGCGTTCACAAGTTCCGTGGTCGCATTGGACGGTGTCGATGGACAGGGCGGATACGGCCTTCTACTGAAAAAATCCAGCGGCGCCCTGCTCAACCTCACTTGGTCTGGGGGAGAGAGGGGATTGACCATCGAACGGTGTAGCGGCCTGGTCATGCATGATGTTGAACTGATGGGCAACGCAGCCGACCTGTCGATCATCGGGGACATCGAAGCCCATTTCATACATGACGTGGAAAGGGTGAACCTTACCTACGGACCTCTGGTCATCCTGCATGACCAGGACAACTTGACCGTTGAGGGCGGGACCGGCAGCCTATACCTGGTAAGCTGCCACGACATGGTCGTCAGCGGTCTCCATCTCCGGAACGGCGGTCAGGGATTGACACTGGTCGGCTCCACCGGTGTGGAGGTGGTGGGGAACGCCATCGAGAACTGCACCGTGGGCGTAATGGCCGTCGATTCCAGCGGTCTGCTGTGGAGCAACGACCTGATCGACAACGTATGCCATGTGCAACAGTTACGTTCACAGTTGGTGGTCGGTAAGGACTACCCTATCGGAGGGAACCACTGGTCCGATCAATCTGACACGGATGTAAGCAGCGGTCCGGGACAGGACCTGCCCGGACCGGACGGCATCTCGGACGAAGCGTACGAGGGACAGGACGTTCTTGACCAATATCCCAAAGTGGGCAGATGCAGCTATGTTCATGACATTCCAGTCGCTGATTTCGTCATGGGGAGCGAGGTCATCGATATCATTAGCCAGGTCAACTTCACCGACGCCAGCGCAAGCGGCTCGGGCATCGCCAACTGGACCTGGGATCTCGGAGACGGTGATGAGGCATACGGGAAGGTCGTCAGTCACCATTACACGGTCAAAAGCGTTTTCACCGTCACACTTACGGTGACCGATCATAAGGGTTCAAGTGACTCTGTCTCGATGGAACTGCAGGTCATAAACCACTTGCCCGTGAGCTATTTCTCCTACACACCCTCTCAGCCCATTCCCGGGGGGATCATCGAGTTCCAAGACCTGTCATCGGACATCGATGGCGATTTGGTCAGCTGGTCGTGGGACATGGGTGACGGAAACCATTCCAACCTCAGCGACCCTATCCATTCCTACGCGCTGCTGGGCGATTACAATGTCACCTTGACGGTCATGGACACGGATGGAGAAAACAACAGCTGGACCAAGATCGTATCGGTGGGGAACATCGCCCCCAAGGCCGACTTCTTCTGGTCACCCAGCTACGTGGCCAGTCTGCAGACGGTGAACTTCTTCGACAATAGTTCGGACGTCGACGGACAGGTACGGTCCTGGACATGGGACTTCGGTGACGGATCGACATTGAGCGGTAGGGAGGTAGGGCATCGGTATTCCACGCCCGGCACCTATCTCATCACCCTAACGGTCCTGGATGATGATCAAGCCCAGAACGTGACCACCCGCAGCCTGACGGTGTACAACGCTCCACCGACCGCCGCCTTCGGATGCGTTCAAGAGGTGCTGAGCATGGTCGAGGTGCAGTTCAAGGACCGTTCCTTCGACCCCGACGGGAGGATAACATCCTGGACCTGGGACTTCGGCGACGGGAACGGTTCCACCATCAGCTCTCCAAAGCACACCTACCAGCGGGCGGGGGATCACACGGTCACCCTCACCTTGCGCGATGACCGTGGAGCCACTGGGTTCTCTACCAAGGTGATCGTGGTGATCAACCGGTTACCGGAAGCATCGTTCGAAACCCCGGAAGGGGAGTTTTGGTCCCTGGAGCCGGTGGAGTTCATCGGTCAGGGTTGGGACGCTGACGGAGAGGTGACCTCCTACCTCTGGAACATGGGGGACGGTGGTGTTGAGGAAGGAAGGGTCATCGAGCATGTCTATCAAGCGCCAGGCAACTATACTGTGACCCTCACCTGCGTGGATGACGCAGAAGGGGAGACCTCGGCCAGCATCGTGTTTAAGGTAAACGATCTGCTCCCAGAGGTGGGAATATCGGCGGTCCTGGGGCCGGTCCATCCGCTGGAGATGTCCTTCACGGCCGAAGCATTGGACCGCGACGGTGAGGTGGTCGGATATAACTGGAGCTTCGGAGATGGTTCGTTCGCGGAGATCGCGACCCCGGTCCATCGCTATGCTCAGAGAGGCGATTATCAGGTCACGCTCACCGTGGTCGACGACTTCGGAGAGCGAAATGCGACCTCGATCGCGATCGTGGTGTGGATCGGGGACGTGTCCATGGAGAACGCATCCTGTTACCTGGATGATGATGGATGGGTGTTCCGGGCGGAGCTGGTGAACGAAGGTCCTCTCACCATCTATGTTCTGCTGAACGTGACCACCGAGAACATGATGATGGAGCAAGGATACCAGCTTGAAGCGGGAGAGAGGAAGACCGTCCTGGTGCCCCTAGAAGATTTAAATGGCGGTCGGATCAACGCCGCATTGATATTCGATGAGGACCAGGACTCCGATCCCGGTGACACCTTCTGGACCAGTTCGATCAGCGCCTCCGGAAAGATATCCCCCTGGCTGATGGTGCTGGCGATCTGTACGATCGTCGTGGCGGTGATGGTGGCGGTCTTGATAAGAAGAAGATAA
- a CDS encoding 4Fe-4S binding protein, translating into MANERSSELPAGGMITERGSSKRYLTGEWRSKRPEVDKDKCTNCLTCWIYCPDNSVLVVDEKMVGFKYSHCKGCGICANQCPAKAITMIEEGV; encoded by the coding sequence ATGGCCAATGAGAGATCGAGCGAACTACCGGCCGGAGGGATGATCACCGAGCGGGGAAGCTCCAAGAGATACCTGACCGGTGAATGGCGTTCCAAGAGGCCGGAAGTGGACAAGGACAAATGCACCAATTGTCTGACATGCTGGATATACTGCCCGGACAACAGCGTCCTAGTGGTGGACGAGAAGATGGTCGGTTTCAAATATTCACATTGCAAGGGCTGCGGCATCTGCGCTAACCAGTGCCCGGCCAAAGCCATCACCATGATTGAGGAGGGAGTGTAA
- the ppsA gene encoding phosphoenolpyruvate synthase, which yields MKRIMSISDLGKNDIDIAGGKGANLGELVSAGFNVPPGFVLTTAAYDYFLDTSKIAERIKDVLAEVDANSESSLQDASARIREFFNQCEIPNDLKDQILVSFKAMFKGKKQGLVAVRSSATAEDLPTASFAGQQDTYLNVDTPEELLEKVRKCWSSLYTPRAISYRVTKGFEHSKVKLAVVVQKMINSEISGIMFTVDPNSEMPHIIIEAGYGLGEALVGGKVTPDTYVVDKFHDKILNKRISKQSWKLIRGAHGDCDKADVPDEMRSVQKMGDEQILALGEIGRNIEAHYNRPMDIEWCIEEKIIYVVQARPVTTLSPNGVKPSNKTAQDHGLTKSAKVMVKGMGASPGAAGGPVRHVSDEMNLEVVKSGDIMVTTMTSPDMVPAMTRAAAIVTDEGGMTCHAAIVARELGIPCIVGASGASELLKEDTMVTVDGTMGVVYDGVAEKKESKPASTLAVGYAAPITGTKVLVNLAIPQKAEEVSKLPVQGVGLMRIEFLFTSYIQEHPCALIERGESDFLVDKLADGIAMVARAFYPRPVILRTSDFKTNEYRGMKGGDKYEPHEENPMIGWRGCSRYVSDSYREAFKLELKAIKKVREEMGLKNLHVMLPFVRTIDELKKISVMMTDVGLERNRDFKLYLMAEIPCNIFMAEEFAEWCDGFSIGSNDLTQLTMGADRDSEVLGKMGYFDERNDAIKRAIKFLIDAAHRKGRTVSICGQAPSVYPEFTEFLVKAGIDSISLNPDTVVNTLNVIASAEQRILLEAARKNFQ from the coding sequence ATGAAAAGGATAATGAGCATATCTGACCTAGGCAAGAACGATATCGACATCGCCGGTGGCAAAGGAGCCAACCTCGGTGAATTGGTGTCCGCAGGGTTCAACGTCCCCCCCGGATTCGTTCTTACCACAGCGGCCTACGATTATTTCTTGGATACCAGTAAGATAGCGGAACGCATCAAGGACGTTTTGGCTGAAGTAGATGCCAATTCTGAATCCTCATTACAAGATGCCTCCGCTCGCATAAGGGAGTTTTTTAATCAGTGCGAAATACCAAACGATCTAAAGGACCAGATATTGGTCTCCTTCAAAGCGATGTTCAAGGGCAAGAAGCAAGGGCTGGTAGCCGTAAGGTCCAGTGCCACGGCGGAAGACCTGCCCACGGCGAGCTTCGCCGGTCAACAGGACACCTACCTCAACGTGGATACCCCGGAGGAACTCCTGGAGAAGGTGCGTAAGTGCTGGTCCTCATTGTACACCCCCAGAGCGATCTCCTATCGAGTGACCAAAGGTTTCGAGCATTCCAAGGTCAAGCTCGCCGTGGTCGTTCAAAAGATGATCAACTCCGAGATCTCCGGCATCATGTTCACGGTCGACCCTAACTCCGAGATGCCTCACATCATCATCGAGGCCGGATATGGGCTGGGGGAGGCCTTGGTCGGAGGGAAGGTTACCCCGGACACCTACGTGGTGGACAAATTCCACGACAAGATCTTGAACAAGAGGATCTCCAAACAGAGCTGGAAGCTTATCCGCGGAGCGCACGGAGACTGTGATAAGGCCGATGTCCCCGATGAGATGCGCAGCGTACAGAAGATGGGTGACGAGCAGATCCTCGCCCTGGGAGAGATAGGCCGCAACATCGAGGCCCATTACAACAGGCCGATGGACATCGAATGGTGCATCGAAGAGAAGATCATCTACGTGGTGCAGGCGCGTCCGGTCACAACGCTCTCGCCCAACGGCGTCAAGCCCAGCAATAAGACCGCGCAGGACCACGGGTTGACCAAAAGCGCCAAGGTGATGGTCAAGGGAATGGGAGCATCACCTGGTGCAGCTGGCGGTCCGGTCCGTCATGTCTCCGATGAAATGAACCTGGAGGTGGTCAAGAGCGGGGATATCATGGTCACCACCATGACCTCGCCCGACATGGTCCCGGCAATGACCAGAGCGGCGGCCATTGTCACCGACGAGGGGGGCATGACCTGTCACGCGGCCATTGTGGCCCGGGAATTGGGCATCCCGTGCATAGTAGGCGCGAGCGGCGCATCCGAACTGCTCAAGGAAGATACGATGGTCACTGTTGATGGCACCATGGGCGTGGTGTATGATGGCGTCGCGGAGAAGAAGGAAAGCAAGCCAGCATCAACATTGGCGGTCGGTTACGCCGCCCCGATCACCGGCACCAAGGTGCTGGTCAACCTGGCCATTCCTCAGAAGGCCGAGGAGGTGTCCAAGCTCCCGGTCCAGGGAGTCGGTCTGATGCGGATCGAATTCCTGTTCACCTCCTATATCCAGGAGCACCCCTGTGCCCTGATAGAGAGGGGAGAATCCGACTTTCTGGTGGACAAGCTGGCCGATGGCATAGCCATGGTGGCGAGGGCGTTCTATCCCCGCCCGGTCATCCTGCGGACCTCAGATTTCAAGACCAACGAGTACCGCGGCATGAAGGGCGGCGATAAGTACGAGCCGCATGAGGAGAATCCCATGATCGGTTGGCGCGGATGCTCCCGATATGTCTCTGATTCCTATCGCGAAGCTTTCAAATTGGAGCTGAAGGCCATCAAGAAGGTGCGTGAGGAGATGGGGCTGAAGAACCTGCACGTCATGTTGCCCTTCGTCCGCACCATAGATGAGCTGAAGAAGATCAGTGTCATGATGACCGATGTGGGATTGGAACGCAACCGCGATTTCAAGCTATACCTGATGGCGGAGATCCCATGCAACATATTCATGGCCGAGGAGTTCGCCGAATGGTGCGACGGCTTCAGCATCGGTTCTAACGACCTGACCCAGCTGACCATGGGCGCGGACCGCGACTCCGAAGTTCTGGGGAAGATGGGTTACTTCGACGAGAGGAACGATGCGATAAAGCGTGCCATCAAGTTCCTCATAGACGCCGCGCACCGCAAGGGACGCACCGTCTCCATCTGCGGACAGGCCCCGTCGGTCTACCCGGAGTTCACTGAGTTCCTGGTCAAGGCGGGCATCGACAGCATCAGTTTGAACCCGGACACCGTGGTGAACACCCTGAACGTCATCGCCTCGGCGGAACAGAGAATATTACTGGAAGCTGCCAGAAAGAACTTCCAGTAA